A segment of the Cyanobacteria bacterium FACHB-DQ100 genome:
AGGCAACTTCGTAAGAGCTTTAGTCACGATCGCCGGGTTTTACCGCCTGCAATGGTGGTAGCTCAGTTATGGGGTGGCATTGAGGGGCTGATGGGTGGATATGGTCGATCTCGCAATCGCATTCAACAAATTCGGAGGCAATTTTCGTGAACTCTATGGTTCCCTGTCAAATTCTACACTTAGATCTGAGCGCAGGCTTTCCAGCAGTGCACTTAGAGCCGGGCTATCAAGGGTTATATGTTGTGTTTTGGTGGCGCAACATTCCGCTTGGTCATCGAAAGATTCCAGAGTCACTGTTGCCTCTGTCAGAAGCACAACTCACCGATCTTGCTCTGCAAACGATTACCCCAACGATCGGGAGTTATTTGCTCGATCATGGCTTCAATCCCCCCTTACCAAAAGGTTGCAGAAATGTAATTCCAGCTCCGCCACCTGATTTTGCTACGCTGCAATCGCTCGATCGCCCGTTAGCCTTGCTCGATCAGATTGCAACAGATCGACGAGTGCCAGATGAAACCATTTCGGTCGTGATTTGCACCCGCGATCGACCTGAACAACTTGAACAATGTCTACGATCGCTGCAAAGCCTCACTGTTGCGCCAACCGAAATTTTAGTCGTAGACAGCGCTCCTCGTTCAGATGCCACACGCAAGCTGATGGCGCAGTTTCCCCAAGTTCGATATGTATTAGAGTCGCAACCGGGCTTAAGTCGAGCGCGAAATACTGGCATTGCTCACAGTTGTGGTGATTTGATTGCGTTTACCGATGATGACGTTGTCGTACATCCCGATTGGATCTGGCGACTCATGCAAGGCTTTCACAATCCGAACGTGATGGTCGTGCTGGGGTTGGCGATCGCCGCAGAGCTTGAAACTGAGTCGCAATGGATTTTTGAATCACGTCATAGCTTTAATCGGGGCTATCGCACTCGCGTGTTTGATGCTCAGTTTTTCGAGGGCATGAGATATTGCGGCGCTCCGGTTTGGGAGCTTGGAGCTGGGGCAAATATGGCAATCCGACGCAAAGCGATCGAGCAAGTCGGTGAGTTTGATCCGCGACTCGGCGCTGGAGCCTCTGGGTGTAGCGAAGATTCGGAGTTTTGGTATCGGGTTTTAGCCGCAGGCTGGCTATGTTTATATCATCCGACTGCTGTGGTTTACCATTACCATCGGCAAGACATGGAGAGCTTGCAGCAACAGATGTATGCCTATATGCGCGGAAATAGTGCTGCATTACTGGTTCAGTTTGAGAAGTATCGACATTGGGGAAATCTGCGGCGTTTGCTGGCTACATTCAAGGAGCGCACGCTGAGCTTGCTCAAAGGACTGTTTAAGAACCCCACCGCAGAGCAAAGAGCAGAGCGAAGAACAGTGGAGATTGAGCTTTTGGGCTATCTGGCTGGGGTTGGGTTTTATCTGCGAAACTCTGCACGAAACTCTGCAATTGCGCTCAGCGATGGCAAATCCCAAGCTGAACGTTCCCTACATCGCTATTCTTGATAATTCGCAGTCGCTTATGCAGACCTATTTACGCTTTATCAAGATATTCGGGCACCTGATCGATGTGCAATGGTATGCCGCAGAAATAAGTAGCGATCCGAAGAATTGGTCACTGAGATCAGTGTTGTCTGCCTTACCTGCTCTAACCCTGAGTATCCTGCAAAGAAGGCTACCTCACACAACTCAGTAATCTGCTGCGTTTCCTAGTCGCATTCGGTAGATTCATACTTTTTGAGTAACTTTACTGCCCCAATTTTCCTATGTCTTCTATGAAAACAATGCACAAAGTACCATTACCGCAGTTCTTGTCCCGTAATCCCTTTCCGCATCCGTTGACTCAAGGCTTTTTTTACCGTGAGAAGATGCGGGCAATTTATCACATTGCACCGGATCGATCGCTCCAGTCCATTCTTGAAGTGGGCGGTGGCTCTAGCGGTCTCACTGCGATGCTTTACCCGAATGCTCAGATTACCAATCTTGATCTGGACCCTGAGCATGAACACTCGTCCTGTAATCAACAAGCGCGGGTGCGGTTTGTCTGTGGTGATGCAACTGCACTGCCGTTTGCAGACCATAGCTTTGATGCAGTGACAATGTTTGATGTGCTAGAACATATCCCCGACCACAAAACTGCCATCCTAGAAGCACAGCGTGTTCTCAAGCCAGGTGGATTTTTGCTAATTAGCACTCCAAATGAAAACTGGCGATTTCCTTACTACCGCTTCATGAAACCCATCTGCCCGGAAGACAAAGAAGTGATGGCAGATTGGGGGCATGTGCGGCGCGGCTACACGATCGAGCAGCTACAAGACTTAATCGCACTTCCTTGTCAAAAGACTGCGACGTTTATTAATCCTCTCACGATCGTCGGGCATGATATTGCTTTTTCACGCTTATCACGCTACACCCGTCAGGCACTCTGTACGCTGCTTAGTCCATTAATGTGGATAGGCCATTGGCTGCATCGACCTGAATCCAAGGGAACAGAAACAGCTTCGATGTGGCAAAAAATCTAAGGAGCAGCACATGACAGCAAGCTCTCCAACTCAAAATTCTCCAACTCAAAACTCCCTAACTCAACCAACGATCGCACTGTTGCCTTGGGGAGATCTGATTGAAGACTTTCTCAACAGCATTGGGGTTTCTTTGGATTCATTTTGTACGCAAATGACGGGAGGTTGGCTGTTTGGCTATGTTGAAGCGCTTAAACGAGTGGGTGTGCGAACCGTGGTTTTTTGCATCTCAAACCAGGTCACACAGCCAGAACGACGAATTCACCAGCCGACCGGAGCAACGCTTTGCTTCTTGCCTGCCTCAAAGCTCCACAGTGTCGCACGTCGTCCCATGCGTCATCCTTATGGCTGGACGATCGAGGAAACTTTCGGCAAGCAACCTC
Coding sequences within it:
- a CDS encoding glycosyltransferase, with product MVPCQILHLDLSAGFPAVHLEPGYQGLYVVFWWRNIPLGHRKIPESLLPLSEAQLTDLALQTITPTIGSYLLDHGFNPPLPKGCRNVIPAPPPDFATLQSLDRPLALLDQIATDRRVPDETISVVICTRDRPEQLEQCLRSLQSLTVAPTEILVVDSAPRSDATRKLMAQFPQVRYVLESQPGLSRARNTGIAHSCGDLIAFTDDDVVVHPDWIWRLMQGFHNPNVMVVLGLAIAAELETESQWIFESRHSFNRGYRTRVFDAQFFEGMRYCGAPVWELGAGANMAIRRKAIEQVGEFDPRLGAGASGCSEDSEFWYRVLAAGWLCLYHPTAVVYHYHRQDMESLQQQMYAYMRGNSAALLVQFEKYRHWGNLRRLLATFKERTLSLLKGLFKNPTAEQRAERRTVEIELLGYLAGVGFYLRNSARNSAIALSDGKSQAERSLHRYS
- a CDS encoding class I SAM-dependent methyltransferase translates to MKTMHKVPLPQFLSRNPFPHPLTQGFFYREKMRAIYHIAPDRSLQSILEVGGGSSGLTAMLYPNAQITNLDLDPEHEHSSCNQQARVRFVCGDATALPFADHSFDAVTMFDVLEHIPDHKTAILEAQRVLKPGGFLLISTPNENWRFPYYRFMKPICPEDKEVMADWGHVRRGYTIEQLQDLIALPCQKTATFINPLTIVGHDIAFSRLSRYTRQALCTLLSPLMWIGHWLHRPESKGTETASMWQKI